TTATACAGTCTCTTAACGAGGTTTGTTTTAAATTGTCAATCTCCATTGTTGCATCATCAAGAGAAGGTTGAGTAAGTCCTTCTAGCTCTCGACGTGCCATTGTGTCCCACATTAGAGGTTCATGAGCATATTCTTGTATCATATCACTGTaataaatattatcttttaaatTCACAATTGAAAGATCAAGATTTGTTTCTACCCTACCTATCTACCTAACTATTTTATGTTgtaatttttctgtattggTATGTTCCTTTGTAGCATCGAGtaattctattataaatttaatatcTTTGATACGTTTTGATGCTTGTTGATATATAATGTAAGCCCTCTTCAATCCAATGCTCATATCATCTTCCGTTATCATTGGTGTTACAGAGTCACCATTATTTTCACGTTTTTGTTCATCCAATGAGGCCTCTTCTAATTCTAATCTAAATCATGTATCAAGTTATATCTAAGAAAACGAAAATATcaagaaattgaaaaaatatttacaattttgcTTACTTGAAAGCAtcgataaataataattgaGAAGTTGGATGTATATGTAAACCTCGAAGCAGAAACTGACGAGCAGTttgcttatttttattttcttcgagCTCCCAACGAGCCGCGATATGCCAACATTTAGGTTTATCTTGATGTACTTGTAACATCCTGCCTAACATGCGACTAACACTATTTTGAAATTGCTGTCGTATTATATatattaacatttataaattattaagcGAACAGGTTTTAAAAGATAATACAATTTAAATAAGTACTTACAACGTGTTTACAAAACTTCatatatgcaatccagaaacgaaTGTCATCTTGGAATTTAAATATTGCCTCCTTATACAAATGATtcattttatttgtaataatattaTCGATATCTGATTTTTTTTGATTAATACCAAATTTCTGAAAGAAATTGTTAATGTATCAATACTTATTCATCAATGTAGAAAAATAGAATAACAAAATTGTAAGAACATACGTCTCTACGTTGCTTAATTAATTTCAGAAGGTCCATTAAGTACTGTATATATCGTAAATAGTCTTCTTTAGTTTTTGTATGTCGTTGAATTTTATattcattttcttttaatttctttgcAATTCCTCTATGTAAAGTATACGAAAGTGTGCAATTAATACTTTTGAGTAAACAATATAACTAACCTAAAACTAGAAACTTTCGCATAccgaatttcaattttatcgaaCAATTTAATTCTCTCCATTTGTTCTAATTCGGGGATCATGTCCTCGCATCGTTTTTCCACGAATTCTGCCATTGTTACTGTTTTAAATTatctaatataaaatttaatgaacAAAACTTTTCAACACCCACGAATCCAACGAGTCCACAAGTTACAAACCACAGGGTGCACCGGAAACTCCTCgctccactttcgcacactatgtcagatcatgcATCATAAGGTACATATGTACTTACGTGAACTCGTATCGTTTTGGAAAGTTGACAAAGACAAACTGATACTCGCCCAAACCAAATATTTTCAACCATAAAAGTAGTATAAAAACATATTACTcatgaatttaatttatttataaaatatgctATCAACATTTCAAGACatgtttttatttaatacagttagaaatatgtaaaatattccttatatttatattaataaaaaatttaaatcatAGTATATATTTTCCATACTTTTTATTTATACTCCCTTCTACCTTTCCCATTAAttccttaattttttaaattctaaagttaaaaatattattcgaatctaATTAAGTTATTCAACCATTTCTCTATACATTATTTAGTGTAATTAATAAGTTATGAACGAATACTGGCAGCGATTCTTATTCGAATATTGCGCTAAAAAGTGccaacgtatagtatcgccatctaatatcagggattcgtactatccggagtacaggtcccctctcgccccccacgatttggtgcaaacgtatagtatcgccatctaataaCGGGATTCGAACTAAAAATttcgtgccaggatcacagaatgtgTAAGGAGGTATCCGGAGTtcagctacccccactcctcctactcctGGCACGCactaccttgattattcattaataactcatttcctgggattaaaatatgaacttttagaatcgaagaatctagtatagacccttggcaacattcaaggatagtttttagaaccatgccatgcctcgttaaatagttattaacgaatatcggaagtcggaacaTTTACGGCTGTATCACCGTCTGTTTTAATCGATGAATAATCAACTTTTTAACAATAGCACACATATTTGGGCTATCAGAGAACCAAGTAGACATCCCTGGCAATATTCAGGGATCGATTTTTCAACGCTCCGCGCTCTAATTGATTAGTTATTAGCAATAGATCCCTAAGGTGTCGCGTAAAAAGAGTTAGAAACAGTGtgccgacttccgatattcgttaataactatttaataaggCATGAGGTGGTTCtaaaaactatccttgaatgttgccaagggtctatactagattcttcgattctaaaagttcatattttaatcccaggaaatgagttattaatgaataatcaaggtagtGCGTGCCaggagtaggaggagtgggggtagctgaACTCCGGATACCTCCTTAcacattctgtgatcctggcacgaaATTTTTAGTTCGAATCCCGtta
The sequence above is a segment of the Colletes latitarsis isolate SP2378_abdomen chromosome 6, iyColLati1, whole genome shotgun sequence genome. Coding sequences within it:
- the LOC143342360 gene encoding U3 small nucleolar RNA-associated protein 6 homolog, producing the protein MAEFVEKRCEDMIPELEQMERIKLFDKIEIRGIAKKLKENEYKIQRHTKTKEDYLRYIQYLMDLLKLIKQRRDKFGINQKKSDIDNIITNKMNHLYKEAIFKFQDDIRFWIAYMKFCKHVQFQNSVSRMLGRMLQVHQDKPKCWHIAARWELEENKNKQTARQFLLRGLHIHPTSQLLFIDAFKLELEEASLDEQKRENNGDSVTPMITEDDMSIGLKRAYIIYQQASKRIKDIKFIIELLDATKEHTNTEKLQHKIVSDMIQEYAHEPLMWDTMARRELEGLTQPSLDDATMEIDNLKQTSLRDCITSCNKVYQTALKKIKTEEMWSLYIECLIEINQKGGPLPNFKRKLLKTAFTQAHQAKKLKEKSYLYWVNMLSVEKRDETTEKKLKDILCIATEAVPTSVSLWHARLRYLLVSGQEDEAESIFSKITQILGEKSLPLWKMRILHAQAKSPEKTQEIFQEVIQGYPNIAQEIKPTYIEWLVLTKSIQAARKIYDNLCLQPPFSIELHKKMTELELMQPEISLKHTRRCHEMSTLQFGRNNTSVWINYISFEMKHGDPKKVGELHRRAVKTLEPELTDSFISEYSLIKANPDSLNTDL